The Amylolactobacillus amylophilus DSM 20533 = JCM 1125 genome contains a region encoding:
- the rnpA gene encoding ribonuclease P protein component, giving the protein MKKSYRVKSELDFQKVFDQKNSVANRGFVIYQLKKPGQAHFRVGISVGKKVGHTAVLRNRLKRYIRATLTEVIDEIPAELDFLVIARASIRDYDMKQVRQNLLHVLKLAKILPEENKEENISEKDSH; this is encoded by the coding sequence TTGAAAAAATCATACCGTGTTAAATCCGAGCTGGATTTTCAAAAAGTTTTTGACCAGAAGAATTCTGTCGCAAACCGGGGGTTTGTGATTTACCAACTTAAAAAACCGGGTCAAGCACATTTTAGAGTGGGCATTTCCGTCGGAAAAAAAGTTGGCCATACTGCCGTACTGAGAAATCGCTTGAAACGCTATATTAGAGCGACTTTAACCGAGGTCATTGACGAGATACCTGCCGAATTAGATTTTTTAGTTATTGCACGCGCCTCCATTCGTGATTATGATATGAAGCAGGTACGACAAAATTTGCTACATGTACTTAAGTTGGCTAAAATTCTTCCGGAAGAAAATAAAGAGGAAAATATCAGTGAAAAAGATTCTCACTAA
- the yidC gene encoding membrane protein insertase YidC, which yields MKKILTKRNLKRFVGLAAIVALALVLTGCSTTNGPIDPNSSSFWDKYILYNMSSFLLWIAQLVNNSYGWAIVIFTIIVRVVLLPLNAMSIKNMKKTQDMAPAIEELKKKYSEKDAETQRKLQAETQKLYSEAGVNPVAGCLPMLLQLPVMFALYQTIFRTPELQTGHFLWMELGKADPYFLMPILAAVFTFASSYISQMSTPKSAQTAVTKGMTYFAPLMIAIPAITFPTAISLYWVISNAFQVAQTFVLQNPFKYRQEMNAKLEEERERKRQIRRAYKRAKKR from the coding sequence GTGAAAAAGATTCTCACTAAACGTAATTTAAAACGCTTTGTTGGGCTTGCAGCAATTGTTGCACTGGCATTAGTTCTTACTGGCTGTTCTACTACTAATGGACCAATCGATCCGAACAGTAGTAGTTTTTGGGATAAGTATATCCTGTATAACATGTCGAGCTTCTTGCTCTGGATTGCGCAACTTGTAAATAATTCATATGGTTGGGCAATTGTCATCTTTACAATTATTGTGCGTGTTGTTCTATTGCCATTAAATGCAATGTCCATTAAGAACATGAAGAAAACCCAAGATATGGCGCCCGCAATCGAGGAACTGAAGAAGAAGTATTCTGAGAAGGATGCGGAGACGCAAAGAAAACTGCAGGCAGAGACACAGAAGTTATACTCAGAAGCTGGTGTTAATCCGGTTGCTGGCTGTTTACCAATGCTACTTCAATTGCCTGTCATGTTTGCGCTGTATCAGACAATCTTCAGGACACCAGAACTCCAAACCGGCCATTTCCTCTGGATGGAGTTAGGTAAGGCAGATCCATACTTCCTAATGCCAATTTTAGCTGCTGTATTTACTTTTGCTAGTTCGTATATCAGCCAGATGAGTACCCCAAAGTCGGCCCAAACAGCCGTTACAAAAGGAATGACCTACTTTGCACCTTTGATGATTGCAATTCCAGCAATTACTTTCCCAACGGCCATCTCGCTCTACTGGGTAATTTCAAACGCCTTCCAAGTAGCACAAACATTCGTGCTCCAAAACCCATTCAAGTATCGGCAAGAAATGAACGCCAAATTGGAAGAGGAACGTGAGAGAAAACGGCAAATCAGACGCGCGTATAAGCGGGCGAAGAAACGTTAG
- the mnmE gene encoding tRNA uridine-5-carboxymethylaminomethyl(34) synthesis GTPase MnmE, whose translation MPTLTEYDTIAAISTPMGEGAISIVRLSGEDAVTIANHFFKGQDLEHVESHTINYGHFIDPENSNLIDEVMVSVMRAPKTFTREDIIEINCHGGIVATNKILQMLLGYGARMAEPGEFTKRAFLNGRIDLTQAESVMDLIRAKTDRAMQVAVDQLDGSLTNLIKRLRQEILNVLANVEVNIDYPEYDTDELTTKMLLEKAKLVSTQIDELLKTAKQGKIMRQGLATAIVGRPNVGKSSLLNYLTKEEKAIVTNIPGTTRDTVEEYVSINGVPLKLVDTAGIHDTDDIVEQIGVERSKKAITQADLILLLLDGSENLTTEDHNLLALTKDKKRIVILNKMDIERQLTPEYLKDEFGIENVVATSVKLQTGLDAVEQQIADLFFEGIEDSNNTVMVTNSRQVGLLQQAKNSLNEVIRGIEVGMPIDLVQIDMTNSWDKLGEITGESAPDELITQLFSQFCLGK comes from the coding sequence ATGCCGACACTTACTGAATATGATACGATTGCAGCCATTTCAACACCAATGGGCGAGGGTGCAATCTCCATTGTGCGCCTATCGGGTGAAGATGCGGTTACGATTGCCAATCACTTCTTTAAAGGTCAAGACTTAGAACATGTCGAAAGCCACACTATTAACTACGGGCATTTTATTGATCCAGAGAACAGTAATTTAATCGATGAGGTTATGGTGAGCGTAATGCGTGCACCAAAGACATTCACCAGAGAGGACATCATTGAGATCAACTGTCATGGGGGAATTGTCGCCACAAATAAGATATTACAGATGTTACTCGGTTACGGTGCTCGAATGGCAGAGCCCGGTGAGTTCACGAAGCGTGCGTTTTTGAATGGCAGAATTGACTTAACTCAGGCAGAATCTGTAATGGATCTGATTCGAGCAAAGACCGATAGGGCAATGCAGGTTGCGGTTGATCAACTGGATGGTAGTTTGACCAATCTCATTAAACGGTTACGGCAGGAAATTCTGAATGTTTTAGCCAATGTGGAAGTGAATATCGACTATCCTGAATACGACACAGACGAGCTAACCACGAAGATGCTACTTGAGAAGGCCAAATTGGTGTCAACACAGATTGACGAGCTATTGAAGACGGCTAAACAAGGCAAAATCATGCGGCAGGGGCTTGCCACAGCTATCGTTGGTCGGCCAAACGTTGGGAAATCATCGCTTCTAAATTATCTTACTAAAGAAGAGAAGGCCATCGTGACCAATATCCCAGGAACCACGCGTGATACAGTAGAGGAATACGTCAGTATCAATGGTGTACCGCTTAAGCTGGTGGACACGGCAGGAATTCATGATACGGATGACATTGTGGAACAGATTGGTGTTGAACGTTCTAAAAAGGCCATTACACAGGCGGATCTTATCCTGTTGTTGCTCGATGGCTCAGAGAATTTAACTACGGAAGATCATAACTTGCTGGCGTTAACCAAGGATAAGAAACGAATCGTTATTCTGAACAAAATGGACATAGAACGACAGCTCACACCCGAGTACCTAAAGGATGAGTTCGGGATAGAGAATGTAGTTGCCACGAGTGTCAAATTGCAGACGGGACTAGATGCCGTTGAACAACAGATTGCCGACCTCTTTTTTGAGGGAATTGAAGATTCAAACAACACGGTGATGGTGACGAACTCGCGTCAGGTTGGTCTGTTGCAACAAGCCAAGAACTCCTTGAATGAGGTCATTCGCGGGATAGAGGTTGGCATGCCAATCGATTTGGTTCAGATAGATATGACTAATAGTTGGGATAAATTAGGAGAAATTACTGGTGAAAGTGCGCCAGATGAGCTGATAACACAACTGTTTAGCCAATTTTGTTTAGGAAAGTAG
- the mnmG gene encoding tRNA uridine-5-carboxymethylaminomethyl(34) synthesis enzyme MnmG — MRTYDSNDYDVIVVGAGHAGSEAALAAARMGQKTLLLTINLDMVAFMPCNPSLGGPAKGIVVREIDALGGQMGKNIDASYVQMRMLNTGKGPAVRALRAQADKNLYHRLMKDTIENEPNLTLRQAMVNELVIEDGECRGVITNTGAKYTAKAVVLTAGTSSRGKIIIGELMYSSGPNNSIPSIKLSEDLEKNGFKLRRFKTGTPPRVDGNTIDYSKTEEQPGDKTPNHFSFTSSDADYLQDQLSCWMTYTNDRTHDIIRNNLDRAPMFSGVIEGVGPRYCPSIEDKIVRFADKPRHQLFLEPEGRDTEEYYVGDFSTSMPEEVQLQMIHSVAGLENAEMMRPGYAIEYDIIEPWQLTHTLETKPVKNLFTAGQMNGTSGYEEAAGQGIVAGINAALRAQGNGETFTLARDEAYIGVLIDDLVTKGTNEPYRLLTSRAEYRLVLRHDNADLRLTDKGYALGLIDEERKAKFDHKKEAIAREIARLRTVRIKPSDKVNALLAKLHQSPLKDGVLASEFLKRPNISYKDVLSLLGEEKAAAIDRYVSEQIEISLRYEGYIKKEQIKIDRLHRMEAKKIPDQIDYDAINGLATEAREKFKKIRPETLAQAERISGVNPADMAILSVYIEQGRIAKVNQAVS; from the coding sequence TTGAGAACTTATGACTCCAATGATTACGATGTGATTGTGGTAGGTGCGGGACATGCCGGCTCAGAAGCCGCATTAGCCGCTGCCAGAATGGGCCAAAAAACTTTATTGTTAACAATCAATCTGGACATGGTTGCGTTCATGCCTTGTAATCCATCCTTAGGTGGACCAGCAAAAGGAATTGTTGTCCGCGAAATTGATGCACTTGGCGGTCAAATGGGGAAGAACATTGATGCATCTTACGTCCAAATGCGGATGTTAAACACTGGTAAGGGACCCGCAGTGCGTGCGTTACGTGCCCAAGCAGACAAAAATCTTTATCACCGCTTAATGAAGGATACGATTGAAAATGAACCTAACCTCACACTGCGACAGGCGATGGTGAATGAACTAGTGATTGAAGATGGTGAGTGTCGCGGCGTTATAACGAACACGGGTGCTAAATACACTGCTAAAGCAGTTGTGCTAACGGCTGGTACTAGCTCTCGCGGTAAGATTATCATTGGTGAGCTGATGTACTCTTCAGGTCCTAATAACTCAATTCCTTCAATCAAACTTTCGGAGGATTTGGAGAAAAACGGGTTTAAGTTGCGTCGCTTCAAGACCGGGACACCGCCACGTGTTGACGGGAATACAATCGATTACAGTAAGACCGAGGAACAGCCAGGTGATAAGACACCAAATCATTTCTCATTTACGAGCTCTGATGCTGATTACTTGCAGGATCAACTGAGTTGTTGGATGACTTACACTAATGATCGGACCCACGATATTATCCGGAATAACCTCGATCGTGCACCGATGTTTTCTGGTGTTATCGAAGGTGTGGGGCCACGTTATTGTCCATCCATTGAAGACAAAATCGTACGCTTCGCTGATAAGCCAAGACACCAGCTTTTCCTCGAGCCCGAGGGACGCGATACTGAGGAATATTATGTCGGTGATTTCTCAACCTCTATGCCAGAGGAAGTTCAATTGCAGATGATCCATTCTGTAGCCGGACTAGAGAATGCCGAGATGATGCGGCCTGGTTATGCGATTGAATATGATATCATCGAGCCTTGGCAGTTAACCCACACGTTAGAGACGAAGCCGGTTAAAAACTTGTTTACCGCTGGCCAGATGAACGGTACATCGGGCTATGAAGAAGCTGCCGGTCAAGGAATCGTCGCTGGAATCAATGCTGCATTGCGTGCTCAAGGAAATGGAGAGACATTTACGCTCGCTCGTGATGAGGCATATATTGGTGTGCTTATCGATGATCTGGTTACCAAGGGCACTAATGAACCATACCGACTTTTGACTAGTCGCGCAGAGTATCGGTTGGTCCTACGTCATGATAACGCAGATTTACGCTTAACCGATAAAGGTTACGCACTTGGCTTAATCGATGAGGAACGTAAGGCGAAATTTGACCATAAGAAAGAAGCTATTGCCCGGGAAATAGCACGATTGCGGACAGTTAGAATCAAGCCAAGTGACAAAGTTAATGCGTTACTAGCCAAGTTACATCAAAGTCCGCTCAAGGATGGCGTGTTAGCCAGCGAATTTCTTAAGAGACCAAATATTTCATATAAAGACGTCCTAAGCCTATTGGGTGAGGAGAAGGCGGCTGCAATTGACCGTTACGTATCTGAGCAGATTGAAATTTCATTGAGATATGAGGGCTACATCAAGAAGGAGCAGATTAAGATTGATCGACTCCATCGCATGGAAGCTAAGAAGATTCCAGATCAAATTGATTACGATGCAATCAATGGTCTCGCAACAGAGGCGCGGGAGAAGTTTAAGAAAATTAGGCCGGAGACACTTGCCCAGGCTGAGAGAATCAGTGGGGTAAATCCGGCTGATATGGCTATCCTGAGTGTTTATATTGAACAGGGAAGGATTGCCAAAGTTAATCAGGCTGTGTCTTAA
- a CDS encoding ClC family H(+)/Cl(-) exchange transporter, translating to MMNYLKQHLDNKSLILIFRGVVVGLLSGLIVGSFRWLIEISLRFWQKGFRLAHTNWTILLGGLILVLIISLILAKFLHDEPHIAGSGIPEVEIQLQGQLTLNWWSILWRKYVGGVLAIGSGLFLGREGPSIQLGSSIGQGIAEQTNLNKTNTRILIASGAAGGLAAAFNAPIAGTMFVLEEVFHNFSVRVWLSSLSAALAANFVTSTIFGLQPVLAISHQTYFPLSSYWTLLVLGIFLGLFGLLYQKVLLLMPHLYARIKFIPTSLNGLVPLLLLLPLGYFAPELLGGGNNLILDLNTAKETTLLLFGVFLLRFVFSMISYGSGLPGGIFLPILTLGAVLGALFGNILVVLHLISPTMIPSLIIFAMAGYFAGIGKAPFTAILLITEMVGNLANLMPLAIVSLVAYIVVDLFKGAPIYESLADKMMLPTSAQFSGKTDQLTLTIVPESHLVGQPVKTIHWPKNTLLIKITRGTKALIPDGSTILRAGDFVTFVVPYQQRLTVRKKIERM from the coding sequence GTGATGAATTATCTCAAACAACATTTAGACAATAAAAGCTTGATCCTAATTTTTCGTGGCGTCGTTGTTGGTTTGTTAAGTGGATTAATCGTCGGTTCGTTTAGATGGTTAATCGAAATTTCGCTACGCTTTTGGCAAAAAGGTTTTCGCTTAGCACATACTAATTGGACCATCTTACTTGGAGGGTTAATACTTGTACTAATCATTTCTCTTATCCTAGCCAAATTTCTGCATGACGAGCCACATATCGCCGGTAGCGGTATCCCTGAGGTTGAAATCCAACTACAAGGACAGTTGACACTAAATTGGTGGAGCATTCTTTGGCGGAAGTATGTTGGGGGTGTTTTGGCAATTGGTTCTGGTCTATTTCTAGGGCGTGAGGGACCATCAATCCAGTTAGGTTCATCAATTGGCCAAGGAATCGCTGAGCAAACTAACCTCAATAAAACCAACACCAGAATTCTGATTGCAAGTGGTGCCGCCGGTGGTCTCGCCGCTGCATTTAACGCACCAATTGCTGGAACAATGTTCGTTCTTGAAGAGGTTTTTCATAACTTTTCAGTCCGCGTTTGGCTAAGTTCACTTTCTGCCGCACTAGCAGCAAATTTCGTTACCAGCACAATCTTTGGTTTACAACCGGTTTTGGCCATCAGCCATCAAACTTATTTTCCACTCTCTTCTTATTGGACATTACTTGTGCTAGGCATCTTCCTTGGTTTGTTTGGTCTACTTTACCAGAAGGTCTTGTTGTTAATGCCCCACCTCTATGCCAGAATAAAGTTCATTCCAACTAGCTTGAACGGTTTAGTTCCTTTACTCCTTCTTTTACCTTTAGGCTATTTCGCGCCAGAACTACTTGGCGGAGGTAACAACCTGATCCTTGACTTGAATACCGCTAAAGAAACTACACTATTATTATTTGGCGTTTTCCTCCTACGCTTTGTCTTCTCGATGATTTCATATGGTTCTGGATTACCCGGGGGAATTTTCCTGCCCATCCTGACATTAGGTGCGGTACTGGGAGCGCTGTTTGGTAATATTCTGGTAGTATTACACCTCATTTCGCCAACCATGATACCAAGTTTAATTATCTTTGCCATGGCCGGTTATTTTGCCGGTATTGGTAAAGCACCGTTCACGGCGATTCTACTCATAACGGAGATGGTCGGTAACTTGGCCAACTTGATGCCCCTAGCAATAGTAAGTCTCGTTGCATACATCGTTGTTGATCTATTCAAGGGGGCCCCAATCTATGAATCTTTGGCAGATAAGATGATGCTGCCGACTTCAGCTCAGTTTTCTGGGAAAACTGACCAGCTAACTCTGACCATCGTGCCAGAAAGCCACTTGGTCGGACAACCCGTCAAAACAATTCACTGGCCAAAAAACACCCTATTAATCAAGATTACACGTGGAACAAAAGCACTCATACCAGACGGATCAACAATTTTACGTGCCGGTGACTTTGTAACCTTCGTTGTGCCATACCAACAGCGGCTAACCGTCCGCAAAAAAATAGAGCGAATGTAA
- a CDS encoding ATP-binding cassette domain-containing protein, producing MNKLVVEQLSKSFDEQNVLENTSFTFEQGKIYGMLGRNGAGKTTFFDCIAQDEQYQSGSIELVQDGDSRDLTPMDVSYVHTEPNLPLFLTGYEFISYFLEVNKNRVAGSLDAKYYLNLAGLEEVDWNKLLKDYSQGMKTKIQLVASLVLNTPILLLDEPLTTVDVIAAHEMKKLITDHKTDAIIIFSTHILQLAQDISDEIVLLHQKRFSGVGDVDIHSSEFENEVIARLANGVETDV from the coding sequence ATGAATAAGTTAGTAGTTGAACAGCTGAGTAAGAGCTTTGATGAACAGAATGTACTTGAAAATACGAGTTTTACTTTCGAACAAGGGAAAATTTACGGTATGCTAGGGCGCAACGGTGCAGGTAAAACCACCTTTTTTGATTGTATTGCTCAAGATGAACAATACCAAAGCGGATCTATCGAACTTGTCCAAGATGGTGATTCGAGAGACTTGACGCCCATGGACGTTAGTTATGTCCACACGGAGCCCAATTTACCACTATTTCTGACCGGATATGAGTTTATCAGCTATTTCCTCGAGGTCAATAAAAATCGGGTAGCGGGTTCACTAGATGCCAAATATTACCTCAACCTTGCCGGACTAGAAGAAGTTGACTGGAATAAGTTGTTAAAAGATTACTCACAAGGCATGAAGACTAAAATTCAACTAGTTGCCTCGTTGGTGCTCAATACACCAATTTTATTATTGGATGAACCGTTAACAACTGTTGATGTGATTGCTGCACACGAGATGAAGAAGCTAATTACGGACCACAAAACAGACGCAATTATCATCTTTTCGACCCATATCTTACAATTGGCACAAGATATTAGTGATGAAATTGTCCTCCTTCATCAGAAGAGATTCAGCGGTGTCGGCGACGTCGATATTCACTCGAGTGAATTCGAGAACGAAGTGATTGCTAGACTTGCGAACGGAGTGGAGACAGATGTTTGA
- a CDS encoding NCS2 family permease: protein MNYIKQYFAFDELETNFRRETLAGLTTFVSMCYILFVNPSVLGASGMDQGAVFTATALASALGSIIMGVFAKYPIATAPALGINAFFSYTVVIGMGVSWQTALAAVFVASLIFVLITIFKLREKIIDAIPANLKYAISAGIGLFIAFLGLQQGGLIVANKSTLVGLGSFSDSATLLTVFGLVVTFILMIRKVPGAIFIGMVLTSVLGMLIRVIPIPTKLVSAAPSLAPTFGQAIKHIGDINTVQLAVVVLTFLLVTFFDTAGTLVGLAQQAGLMKDNKMPRVGRALAADSTAMVAGAVMGTSPVGAFVESSAGIAVGGRSGFTSIVTGFLFILGLFFSPLLSVVTNQVTAPALIIVGVLMAQSLAKIEWTKLEIAIPAFLIIVGMPLTYSISDGLALGMISYPITMLAAKRGKEVGPMMYVLFFVFIGFIWILNVK, encoded by the coding sequence ATGAACTATATTAAGCAATACTTTGCCTTCGACGAGTTAGAGACCAATTTCCGCCGGGAAACACTCGCTGGTCTAACAACTTTCGTCAGCATGTGCTACATTCTATTCGTCAATCCTAGTGTGCTCGGTGCTTCAGGCATGGATCAAGGCGCCGTTTTCACAGCTACAGCTCTGGCAAGCGCCCTCGGCTCAATTATCATGGGAGTATTCGCGAAATACCCTATCGCAACCGCACCAGCGCTCGGAATTAACGCATTCTTCTCATATACAGTCGTAATTGGGATGGGCGTTAGCTGGCAAACTGCCTTGGCTGCTGTATTCGTGGCTTCATTAATCTTCGTTTTAATTACCATCTTCAAGTTACGAGAGAAAATTATCGACGCTATTCCCGCGAATCTGAAGTATGCAATCTCCGCCGGTATCGGTTTGTTTATCGCATTCTTAGGTCTGCAACAAGGCGGGTTGATTGTCGCCAACAAGTCGACTCTGGTTGGGCTGGGCTCATTCTCAGATTCCGCTACCCTCTTAACCGTCTTCGGTTTGGTCGTAACCTTTATCTTGATGATCAGAAAGGTGCCCGGCGCCATTTTCATCGGCATGGTACTCACCTCTGTTCTTGGAATGCTTATTCGCGTCATTCCAATCCCGACAAAATTAGTCTCGGCGGCACCGAGTCTCGCACCGACATTCGGTCAGGCAATCAAGCATATCGGGGATATCAACACGGTCCAACTAGCTGTGGTTGTGCTCACTTTCCTTCTTGTCACGTTCTTCGATACTGCCGGTACTCTAGTTGGTCTCGCACAACAGGCTGGTTTGATGAAGGACAATAAGATGCCACGTGTCGGTCGGGCACTAGCCGCCGACTCCACCGCCATGGTTGCCGGCGCCGTAATGGGTACCTCGCCCGTTGGTGCTTTTGTGGAATCCTCAGCTGGTATCGCGGTAGGTGGCCGTTCTGGCTTCACCTCAATCGTCACCGGATTTCTGTTCATCCTTGGACTGTTCTTCTCGCCACTATTAAGCGTGGTCACCAACCAGGTCACTGCACCCGCACTAATTATCGTTGGTGTTTTAATGGCTCAGTCACTTGCCAAAATCGAATGGACAAAGCTAGAGATTGCCATTCCCGCATTTCTAATCATCGTTGGTATGCCGCTAACCTACTCGATCTCTGATGGCCTGGCACTAGGAATGATCTCATATCCAATTACGATGCTGGCAGCCAAACGGGGCAAAGAAGTCGGGCCAATGATGTATGTCTTATTCTTCGTCTTCATCGGTTTCATCTGGATTTTAAACGTCAAATAA
- a CDS encoding ECF transporter S component, which yields MAQPLIKDFINRLYDAKKSQSQVSLPEPQFLETQGMSHSGWRQRYLYEALVLLLALIAVALGSFLLPIRQVLLLSLILIFIAMAFFLIIFEKSNRSSREMTVIASLIAITVAARSVFYMLPQFKPVGALVIIAGATLGPEVGFIVGSMTMLVSNIFFSQGPWTPWQMIAFGIIGFVAGLLVQTNILQQKRLPLAIFGFLSIFILYGGIINPASVLMFTTELNARMLLLSYVSGAPMDLVHASATVIFIWFLAKPLIKKLNRIQAKLY from the coding sequence ATGGCTCAACCACTAATCAAGGATTTCATCAACCGCTTGTATGACGCAAAGAAAAGCCAATCCCAAGTATCATTGCCTGAACCACAATTTCTAGAGACTCAGGGTATGTCCCATTCGGGCTGGCGACAACGATACCTTTATGAGGCACTAGTTTTGCTCCTTGCACTGATTGCCGTGGCCTTAGGCTCATTTCTCCTGCCTATCAGGCAGGTCCTCCTGCTCAGCTTAATATTAATCTTTATCGCTATGGCCTTCTTCTTAATTATCTTTGAAAAGAGTAATCGTAGTTCGCGAGAGATGACCGTCATTGCCTCGTTGATCGCCATCACCGTGGCTGCCCGAAGCGTATTCTATATGTTGCCGCAATTCAAGCCGGTTGGTGCGCTAGTCATTATCGCTGGCGCAACGCTCGGCCCAGAGGTCGGCTTCATCGTTGGTAGCATGACTATGCTTGTTTCGAATATCTTCTTTAGCCAAGGTCCGTGGACTCCCTGGCAGATGATTGCCTTTGGCATCATTGGTTTCGTCGCCGGGCTACTGGTCCAAACGAATATTTTGCAACAAAAGCGCCTACCACTCGCCATTTTTGGCTTTCTCAGCATATTTATTCTCTACGGCGGTATCATCAATCCCGCCTCCGTATTGATGTTCACCACAGAGCTCAACGCACGCATGCTACTTCTATCCTACGTTTCGGGGGCACCCATGGATCTTGTTCATGCTAGCGCAACCGTCATCTTCATCTGGTTTCTCGCCAAACCGCTTATCAAGAAGTTGAACCGCATCCAAGCAAAGCTCTACTAA
- a CDS encoding ABC transporter ATP-binding protein encodes MNLIEVNNFTFSYPDQRPIIKGVSFNVEPGSFNLLLGLNGSGKTTLIQQLTPTFSQHGISTGTISFMNRPLSTVPEERIGYVMQHPDHQIVTDKVWHELAFGLENLGRPSAEIRRRVAEIVNFFGMQQWFEQDVATLSGGQKQLLNLASTVIMDPTLLILDEPTAQLDPIATDNFIQMLHKINHELGITILITEHDVSQLLPYTTRILVLDAGEIIVDETTQAAIAAIFVKAPYLIPLLPAAAQIVHAISPTSSELPISVSAGKIWLAEAKRPQKTSMMVFDSVTANKPQPLIRAKNIWFGYDKQPDVIRNLSLTINAGETLMILGANGSGKSTLMNLLMGEYIAYRGKLTISGHTLKSRQQLQQYQTGIGYLPQDPTTLFVKDNVLDELRYGLPESSDSEQTILTGSKSFKLDSVLGQNPFDLSGGQQQVLGLLKVLLKKPQILFLDEPTKGLDTKAKELVAQALQELRSHSVTIIMITHDLNFAAQNADKVGLFFNGTVTSCTERHDFFGNNNFYTTEANRISRDFVDNAITVQEVIEWLNH; translated from the coding sequence ATGAATCTTATCGAAGTAAATAATTTTACATTTAGTTATCCAGACCAGCGCCCCATCATTAAGGGGGTCTCCTTCAACGTCGAGCCGGGGAGCTTCAATCTCCTTCTAGGCCTTAATGGTAGTGGTAAAACCACACTAATTCAGCAGCTTACCCCCACATTTAGTCAACATGGTATTTCTACCGGGACAATATCCTTCATGAATCGTCCACTTAGTACAGTTCCTGAGGAGCGAATTGGTTACGTGATGCAGCACCCAGACCATCAGATTGTCACAGACAAGGTCTGGCATGAACTGGCCTTTGGGCTAGAGAACCTGGGGCGACCAAGCGCCGAAATCAGACGTCGCGTCGCCGAAATCGTTAATTTCTTTGGCATGCAGCAGTGGTTTGAACAAGACGTAGCCACGCTATCTGGTGGACAGAAACAACTATTAAACCTTGCCAGCACAGTCATTATGGACCCAACGTTATTAATTCTGGATGAACCAACAGCGCAGCTGGACCCAATTGCCACGGACAACTTCATTCAGATGCTCCATAAAATTAATCACGAGCTTGGCATCACAATCCTCATCACCGAGCATGACGTCTCGCAATTATTGCCGTATACCACCCGAATTCTGGTGCTAGACGCCGGCGAAATCATTGTTGATGAGACAACGCAGGCAGCCATCGCGGCGATTTTCGTCAAGGCACCCTATCTAATCCCGCTTCTTCCAGCCGCGGCCCAAATCGTCCACGCAATATCGCCTACTAGCTCAGAACTACCAATCTCTGTCAGTGCAGGCAAAATTTGGTTAGCTGAGGCCAAAAGACCACAGAAAACCAGCATGATGGTCTTCGACTCAGTCACGGCCAACAAACCGCAGCCACTCATTCGAGCAAAAAATATCTGGTTCGGCTATGACAAGCAACCGGATGTCATCCGAAATCTTAGCCTCACGATTAACGCCGGCGAAACCCTAATGATTTTAGGTGCAAATGGTAGTGGTAAAAGCACCCTAATGAACCTCCTGATGGGCGAATACATTGCATACCGGGGTAAACTCACCATTTCCGGCCACACCCTGAAGTCCAGACAGCAACTACAGCAATATCAAACTGGCATTGGCTACCTACCGCAAGACCCTACCACATTATTCGTCAAAGATAATGTTTTGGACGAGTTAAGGTATGGCTTGCCAGAAAGCAGCGACAGCGAACAGACTATCCTTACGGGCAGCAAATCGTTTAAGCTTGATTCAGTATTGGGTCAAAATCCGTTTGACCTTAGCGGCGGTCAACAACAGGTGCTGGGACTCCTCAAAGTTCTACTAAAAAAACCGCAAATATTATTTCTCGACGAACCCACCAAAGGTCTGGATACGAAAGCAAAAGAGCTGGTGGCCCAAGCGTTGCAAGAACTACGCAGTCACAGTGTGACAATTATTATGATCACCCATGATCTAAACTTTGCTGCGCAAAACGCGGACAAGGTCGGCTTATTTTTCAACGGTACCGTGACCAGTTGTACAGAGCGCCATGATTTTTTTGGTAATAATAATTTCTATACGACCGAGGCCAATCGTATTAGCCGCGACTTTGTTGACAATGCCATCACCGTGCAGGAGGTCATCGAATGGCTCAACCACTAA